One Spea bombifrons isolate aSpeBom1 chromosome 1, aSpeBom1.2.pri, whole genome shotgun sequence DNA window includes the following coding sequences:
- the HSPB3 gene encoding heat shock protein beta-3: MEGVGIRLWVESPVRYQEAFATRDLDDCVLDHSLYALPGPPCSEKPATEPENKAKVRDEFKILLDVVQFRPEDIIIQIFEGWLIIKGEHGRRMDEHGFISRSFTRSYKLPTGIRTKDLFAVFCHDGILAVEIRP, translated from the coding sequence ATGGAAGGAGTGGGAATTCGGCTCTGGGTGGAAAGTCCTGTACGTTATCAGGAGGCGTTTGCGACTAGAGACCTGGATGATTGCGTTCTGGATCATTCTCTATATGCACTTCCAGGCCCACCGTGCTCTGAAAAGCCTGCTACAGAAccagaaaacaaagcaaaagtgCGAGACGAATTTAAGATTTTGCTGGATGTGGTCCAATTCCGGCCAGAAGACATAATAATTCAGATCTTTGAAGGATGGCTCATAATCAAAGGAGAGCATGGACGGAGAATGGACGAACATGGGTTCATCTCAAGAAGTTTTACAAGGTCATACAAGTTACCCACTGGAATTCGGACGAAGGACTTGTTTGCTGTCTTCTGTCATGATGGGATTTTGGCTGTTGAAATTCGCCCATGA